The following are encoded together in the Salvia hispanica cultivar TCC Black 2014 chromosome 6, UniMelb_Shisp_WGS_1.0, whole genome shotgun sequence genome:
- the LOC125191610 gene encoding putative RING-type E3 ubiquitin transferase C3H69 isoform X2 produces MSKRVICKFFVHGACLKGEHCEFAHDWKAPTNNICTFYQKGICTYGSRCRYEHVKLSPSSSDTPLPVVSGTATDLARNDMPNEDSYMGHSNDAGPSGHAMCSFAAVGDCPRGEDCPHIHGDVCPICEKQCLHPFRPQEREEHLRSCEKRRKHLEALRCSQDIECSVCLEAVLSKPTSAERKFGILSECDHSFCISCIRNWRSSSPSSGIHVNSAIRACPICRRLSYFVIPSVVWYSSSEEKQEIVQSYKTKLRFIDCKHFDFGNGTCPFGTSCFYRHAFHDGHLEEVVVRHVGGDDGDTVIAKDIR; encoded by the exons ATGTCTAAGCG GGttatatgtaaattttttgtCCATGGCGCTTGCTTGAAAGGGGAGCACTGTGAGTTTGCGCATGATTGGAAGGCCCCAACTAACAAT ATATGTACCTTCTATCAAAAGGGGATTTGCACATATGGTAGTCGATGCAGATACGAACATGTCAAACTTTCTCCTTCTTCATCGGATACTCCCCTCCCCGTTGTTTCTGGAACTGCCACAGATTTGGCACGAAATGATATGCCAAATGAGGATAGTTATATGGGCCATTCCAACGATGCTGGTCCATCTGGTCATGCTATGTGTTCTTTTGCTGCTGTTGGTGATTGCCCGCGAGGGGAAGACTGCCCTCACATTCATGGGGATGTATGTCCAATCTGTGAGAAACAATGCTTGCATCCCTTTAGGCCTCAAGAAAGAGAAGAGCACTTGAGGTCTTGTGAGAAAAGGCGTAAACATTTAGAAGCACTGAGGTGTAGTCAAGATATAGAGTGTAGTGTGTGCCTGGAGGCTGTCCTCTCGAAGCCTACATCAGCGGAAAGGAAATTCGGGATTCTATCAGAGTGCGACCATTCATTTTGCATATCGTGTATCAGAAATTGGCGTAGTAGCTCTCCGAGCTCTGGGATTCATGTTAATTCTGCTATAAGAGCTTGCCCTATATGTCGAAGACTTTCATACTTTGTCATTCCTAGTGTCGTTTGGTATTCCTCGAGTGaggaaaaacaagaaattgttCAGAGCTATAAGACAAAACTGAG GTTTATCGACTGCAAGCACTTTGACTTTGGGAATGGGACTTGTCCATTTGGGACAAGTTGCTTCTACAGG CATGCATTTCACGATGGTCATCTTGAGGAAGTTGTTGTACGCCATGTTGGAGGTGATGACGGAGATACAGTCATTGCCAAAGACATAAG ATAA
- the LOC125191610 gene encoding putative RING-type E3 ubiquitin transferase C3H69 isoform X1 → MSAPTPAGPTGRSDGAAALSTTRTPLPANEAPMYPTMMVSPCTNVPTSPRLIICTFYQKGICTYGSRCRYEHVKLSPSSSDTPLPVVSGTATDLARNDMPNEDSYMGHSNDAGPSGHAMCSFAAVGDCPRGEDCPHIHGDVCPICEKQCLHPFRPQEREEHLRSCEKRRKHLEALRCSQDIECSVCLEAVLSKPTSAERKFGILSECDHSFCISCIRNWRSSSPSSGIHVNSAIRACPICRRLSYFVIPSVVWYSSSEEKQEIVQSYKTKLRFIDCKHFDFGNGTCPFGTSCFYRHAFHDGHLEEVVVRHVGGDDGDTVIAKDIR, encoded by the exons ATGAGCGCCCCAACACCGGCCGGCCCAACTGGAAGAAGCGATGGAGCTGCTGCGCTGAGTACGACGAGAACGCCCCTCCCTGCCAACGAGGCCCCCATGTATCCTACGATGATGGTTTCACCATGTACTAATGTTCCCACCTCTCCAAGATTAATt ATATGTACCTTCTATCAAAAGGGGATTTGCACATATGGTAGTCGATGCAGATACGAACATGTCAAACTTTCTCCTTCTTCATCGGATACTCCCCTCCCCGTTGTTTCTGGAACTGCCACAGATTTGGCACGAAATGATATGCCAAATGAGGATAGTTATATGGGCCATTCCAACGATGCTGGTCCATCTGGTCATGCTATGTGTTCTTTTGCTGCTGTTGGTGATTGCCCGCGAGGGGAAGACTGCCCTCACATTCATGGGGATGTATGTCCAATCTGTGAGAAACAATGCTTGCATCCCTTTAGGCCTCAAGAAAGAGAAGAGCACTTGAGGTCTTGTGAGAAAAGGCGTAAACATTTAGAAGCACTGAGGTGTAGTCAAGATATAGAGTGTAGTGTGTGCCTGGAGGCTGTCCTCTCGAAGCCTACATCAGCGGAAAGGAAATTCGGGATTCTATCAGAGTGCGACCATTCATTTTGCATATCGTGTATCAGAAATTGGCGTAGTAGCTCTCCGAGCTCTGGGATTCATGTTAATTCTGCTATAAGAGCTTGCCCTATATGTCGAAGACTTTCATACTTTGTCATTCCTAGTGTCGTTTGGTATTCCTCGAGTGaggaaaaacaagaaattgttCAGAGCTATAAGACAAAACTGAG GTTTATCGACTGCAAGCACTTTGACTTTGGGAATGGGACTTGTCCATTTGGGACAAGTTGCTTCTACAGG CATGCATTTCACGATGGTCATCTTGAGGAAGTTGTTGTACGCCATGTTGGAGGTGATGACGGAGATACAGTCATTGCCAAAGACATAAG ATAA
- the LOC125192524 gene encoding glucan endo-1,3-beta-glucosidase 4-like has product MMLRIWLNAVLLICGLFCNATGAFVGVNIGTDVSNMPSAPDIVAILRAHQITHVRLYDADAHMLNALANTGIEVMVSVTNKEVLGIGELASTAAAWVNKNVAAYAPSTNITAISVGSEVLTTLPHAAPILVSAMSNLHKALVASNLNYQVKVSTPNSMDVISRSFPPSTATFNTELNSTMIQILQFLRNTKSFYMLNAYPYYEYVKSNGIFPLDYALFKPLSPVKQIVDPNTLFHYNSMFDALIDATYNSIADLNFSGIPVVVTETGWPWFGGSHEPDATSGNAEVYINNLIRRVSNDSGPPSQPAVPINTYIYELFNEDKRPGPISEKNWGIVFTNGTSVYDLGLADAEISTGANSSRSFCIARPSADEKSLQDGLNWACGHGQANCAAVQKGQPCYSPDTLQNHASYAYNDYYQKMRGSGGTCDFGGTATTTTVDPSYGSCRFTGSSNSTLGGLLPSSALGPVGQSSDSTRTAVGLHFGTMVAAAAVCLVI; this is encoded by the exons ATGATGCTCCGAATATGGCTTAACGCGGTCCTGCTAATATGTGGTCTTTTCTGCAATGCTACTG GGGCGTTCGTGGGTGTCAACATTGGAACTGATGTTTCTAACATGCCATCGGCTCCTGATATAGTTGCGATTCTCAGAGCTCATCAAATAACTCATGTGCGTCTCTATGACGCGGACGCGCACATGCTGAACGCTCTTGCAAACACCGGCATCGAAGTCATGGTCAGTGTTACAAATAAGGAGGTCCTAGGAATCGGAGAACTGGCTTCAACAGCAGCAGCTTGGGTTAATAAAAACGTCGCCGCTTATGCTCCTTCAACCAATATTACCGCAATTTCTGTGGGAAGCGAAGTCCTCACTACTCTCCCACATGCCGCGCCTATTTTAGTCTCTGCTATGAGCAACCTGCACAAAGCCCTGGTTGCTTCAAATCTCAACTACCAAGTTAAAGTGTCGACGCCTAATTCAATGGACGTCATTTCTCGGTCTTTCCCTCCTTCCACGGCCACGTTCAACACAGAGTTGAACTCTACCATGATTCAGATCCTTCAGTTCTTGAGGAACACAAAGTCCTTTTACATGCTGAATGCTTATCCTTATTACGAATATGTAAAGAGCAATGGCATTTTCCCTCTCGACTACGCGCTTTTCAAGCCACTCTCGCCCGTTAAACAGATTGTCGACCCAAACACCTTGTTTCACTACAACAGCATGTTTGATGCATTGATCGATGCCACTTACAACTCCATAGCCGACCTCAACTTCTCGGGTATCCCTGTCGTTGTAACGGAAACTGGATGGCCGTGGTTCGGTGGTAGCCACGAGCCTGATGCAACTTCAGGAAATGCTGAGGTGtatatcaataatttgatAAGGCGCGTGTCGAATGATTCTGGTCCACCTAGCCAGCCTGCGGTCCCTATCAACACGTACATCTACGAACTTTTCAACGAAGACAAGAGGCCTGGGCCAATTTCTGAGAAAAATTGGGGGATAGTTTTCACTAATGGCACTTCTGTGTACGACCTTGGTTTGGCTGATGCAGAGATCAGTACCGGTGCAAATTCTTCACGCTCGTTTTGTATTGCTCGACCAAGTGCAGATGAGAAGTCGCTGCAAGACGGACTTAATTGGGCTTGCGGGCATGGCCAGGCTAACTGTGCAGCGGTTCAGAAAGGGCAGCCTTGCTATAGCCCGGATACGTTGCAAAACCATGCTTCTTATGCGTATAATGACTACTATCAGAAGATGCGCGGTTCTGGTGGAACTTGTGATTTTGGTGGCACAGCTACAACAACTACAGTCGATCCTA GCTATGGATCTTGTAGGTTTACAGGAAG TTCGAACTCGACCCTGGGAGGGTTGCTTCCATCTTCAGCACTAGGACCGGTCGGCCAGTCTTCGGATAGCACAAGGACCGCGGTGGGCCTTCATTTTGGCACTATGGTTGCAGCAGCAGCTGTCTGTTTGGTCATATGA